A part of Leptospira neocaledonica genomic DNA contains:
- the lepB gene encoding signal peptidase I — translation MSQPKGSTFLKKLPTWIQEIFGEESVDSTLSFFFIVLLVLAFKSSVLDANNIPSGSMLPTLKIGDFLFVNKMRYSLRLPFTDIELKRYDDPKRGDIVTFIPPDGAVSPEEKEGWFPKRFVKRVIGLPGDRIRIVKVLHERDGFPTVYGKIEYMEKGSTNFSAYDFKDEEKRNLFDDLDDDAAVQYYLFKEQKPGFEHYVIEGNTRPYTHEFKDAECFQVTGCVIPDDHYMMMGDNRTNSSDSRFWGFVPRDNILGKAALIYFSINWKDHVCAYKSAEDLGMNGDSAQKYDPEEFRSKCGDIGSNMNWFKSTIFYRIPRMQVRWYRIGTVLE, via the coding sequence ATGAGCCAGCCGAAGGGCAGTACCTTTTTGAAAAAACTTCCTACTTGGATCCAGGAAATATTTGGAGAAGAATCCGTAGATTCCACTCTCTCCTTCTTTTTTATCGTTTTATTAGTTTTAGCTTTTAAATCCTCGGTATTGGATGCGAACAATATTCCCTCGGGATCCATGCTCCCAACTCTTAAGATAGGGGATTTTCTGTTCGTAAATAAGATGAGATATTCTCTTCGACTTCCCTTTACGGACATCGAGCTCAAAAGATACGATGATCCTAAAAGAGGAGATATCGTAACCTTCATCCCTCCTGATGGAGCCGTTTCACCTGAGGAGAAGGAAGGCTGGTTTCCCAAAAGATTCGTAAAAAGAGTGATCGGTCTTCCAGGAGACAGGATCCGAATCGTAAAGGTCCTACATGAGAGAGATGGATTTCCTACAGTCTATGGCAAAATAGAATACATGGAAAAAGGAAGTACCAACTTCTCCGCTTACGATTTTAAGGATGAAGAAAAGAGAAATTTATTCGATGACCTGGATGACGATGCAGCAGTCCAATATTATCTATTTAAAGAACAGAAACCCGGCTTCGAACATTATGTGATCGAAGGGAATACTCGTCCTTATACGCACGAGTTCAAAGATGCGGAATGTTTCCAAGTCACAGGTTGTGTAATTCCGGATGATCATTATATGATGATGGGAGACAATCGCACAAATTCTTCCGACTCCAGATTCTGGGGATTTGTTCCTCGGGACAATATACTCGGAAAAGCGGCGCTCATCTACTTCTCCATCAACTGGAAGGATCATGTGTGCGCATACAAAAGTGCAGAAGATCTTGGAATGAATGGCGACTCTGCACAAAAATACGATCCGGAAGAATTTAGATCCAAATGTGGAGATATCGGTTCTAATATGAACTGGTTCAAGAGCACTATATTCTATAGAATTCCTAGAATGCAGGTCCGTTGGTATCGTATCGGAACCGTATTAGAATAA
- the atpA gene encoding F0F1 ATP synthase subunit alpha — protein sequence MKIKTDEITSVLKQEILNYKKDLGVEEVGTVLEVGDGIARVFGLRNVMAGELVEFQNGVRGQAFNLEDNSVGVIIYGDYKNIKEGFSVKRTSKILEVPVGPELLGRVVNPLGEPVDGKGPINAKHTRAVESPAPGISKRQPVEEPLQTGIKSIDAMIPIGRGQRELIIGDRGTGKTSIALDTIINQKGSGVICVYVAIGQKASTVATIVEKLKAVGALDYTIVVSATAADPAPLQYIAPYSGCSFAEYFMYNEKKATLVVYDDLSKQAVAYRQMCLLLRRPPGREAYPGDVFYLHSRLLERAAKLDEKYGAGSLTALPIIETQEGEVSAYIPTNVISITDGQIYLQSNLFASGVRPAVDVGISVSRVGSAAQIKAMKQVAGKMKLELAQFRELEAFAQLGTDLDPVTQAQLDRGYRIVEMLKQPVSSPYPVEEQVVEIFAVTRGHMDKVPVPKVREFGAHLLNVLRTQQPEVLNAIRTEKKISDEGKLGEVIASIAADFVRNLK from the coding sequence ATGAAAATTAAAACAGACGAAATTACGTCGGTCCTCAAACAGGAAATTTTAAATTATAAAAAAGATCTGGGTGTCGAAGAAGTCGGAACTGTTCTGGAAGTAGGGGACGGTATCGCTCGAGTTTTTGGCCTTAGAAACGTGATGGCCGGAGAACTTGTAGAATTCCAAAACGGAGTTCGCGGTCAGGCATTCAACTTAGAAGACAATTCTGTGGGTGTGATCATCTACGGAGATTATAAGAACATCAAAGAAGGTTTCTCCGTTAAGAGAACCAGCAAAATTTTGGAAGTTCCAGTTGGTCCTGAATTGCTTGGACGTGTGGTGAACCCACTCGGAGAGCCTGTTGACGGTAAAGGCCCAATCAATGCAAAACATACCCGCGCGGTAGAGAGTCCTGCTCCTGGTATTTCTAAAAGACAACCGGTGGAAGAGCCTCTTCAGACCGGTATCAAAAGTATCGACGCAATGATCCCGATAGGCCGTGGACAAAGGGAGTTGATCATCGGAGACCGTGGAACTGGTAAAACTTCCATCGCTCTGGATACGATCATCAACCAAAAAGGTTCCGGAGTTATCTGCGTTTACGTAGCGATCGGACAAAAAGCTTCCACTGTAGCGACTATCGTGGAAAAACTAAAAGCGGTTGGAGCTCTCGATTACACTATCGTGGTTTCCGCAACTGCTGCTGATCCTGCTCCTCTGCAATATATCGCTCCTTATTCTGGATGTTCTTTCGCGGAATACTTCATGTATAACGAGAAAAAAGCTACCTTAGTTGTTTATGATGACTTATCAAAACAAGCGGTTGCTTATCGCCAAATGTGTCTTCTTCTTCGTAGACCTCCGGGCCGCGAAGCTTATCCTGGAGACGTATTCTATCTTCACTCTCGCTTATTAGAAAGAGCCGCCAAATTGGACGAAAAATACGGAGCAGGTTCCTTAACTGCGCTTCCTATCATCGAAACCCAAGAAGGTGAGGTTTCCGCTTATATTCCGACTAACGTGATTTCCATCACTGACGGTCAGATTTACTTGCAATCCAACTTATTCGCATCTGGGGTTCGTCCTGCAGTGGATGTGGGTATCTCCGTATCTCGTGTAGGATCTGCCGCTCAGATCAAAGCGATGAAACAAGTTGCAGGAAAAATGAAACTGGAATTAGCTCAGTTCAGAGAGTTAGAAGCATTCGCTCAGCTCGGAACCGACTTAGATCCGGTAACTCAAGCTCAGTTGGACAGAGGATATCGTATCGTTGAGATGTTGAAACAACCTGTTTCCAGCCCTTATCCTGTAGAAGAGCAAGTAGTCGAAATTTTCGCGGTAACCAGAGGACATATGGACAAGGTTCCAGTTCCTAAGGTTAGAGAGTTCGGAGCACATCTATTGAATGTTCTTCGCACCCAACAACCTGAAGTGTTGAACGCAATCCGCACTGAAAAGAAAATTTCGGACGAAGGAAAACTGGGAGAGGTAATCGCCTCTATCGCAGCCGACTTTGTTAGGAACCTGAAGTAA
- the atpG gene encoding ATP synthase F1 subunit gamma, with translation MATPREIKKRISSVKNTRKITRTMEMVATAKSKKLSDRVNASHPFSNKIKELVGALASLASVVKSPYLRKPNTIRSIALLVITANRGLCGGYNSKTIRLAKTRIQELKDQGVNVRLFVVGKKGISYFQFAKEKIEKSYTHIDDKSGYKEAEEFADFFLDLFAREEVDAVEIISTVYHSSANQEPDITKVLPFEAQGEANIGSNVLYEPSPADILESLLPLVVKTAFLKAILEANCSEQIAKRVAMKSATDAASEMIKLLTRGYNRIRQAKITQEISEIVAGADSLN, from the coding sequence TTGGCTACACCCAGGGAAATAAAGAAACGGATCAGCTCCGTTAAGAACACTCGGAAGATCACTCGAACTATGGAAATGGTCGCTACGGCTAAATCCAAAAAGTTGAGTGATCGGGTGAATGCGTCTCATCCATTCTCTAATAAAATTAAGGAATTGGTAGGGGCGCTCGCATCCCTGGCTTCCGTAGTAAAAAGTCCTTATTTAAGAAAACCGAATACGATCCGTTCGATCGCTCTTCTTGTGATCACTGCGAACAGAGGTCTTTGCGGAGGATATAACTCCAAGACGATCCGTTTGGCGAAAACTCGCATCCAAGAGCTGAAAGATCAGGGCGTAAACGTTCGACTTTTTGTCGTAGGTAAGAAGGGAATTTCCTATTTCCAATTCGCAAAAGAGAAAATAGAAAAATCCTATACTCATATCGACGACAAGTCCGGTTACAAGGAAGCGGAAGAGTTTGCAGACTTCTTCTTGGATCTATTTGCAAGAGAAGAAGTGGATGCAGTGGAAATTATCTCCACAGTTTATCATTCTTCTGCAAACCAAGAGCCTGATATTACTAAGGTTCTTCCGTTCGAAGCGCAAGGAGAAGCTAATATTGGTTCCAATGTTCTATACGAGCCGAGCCCGGCAGATATTCTGGAATCACTTCTTCCTTTAGTTGTAAAAACTGCATTTTTAAAAGCGATCTTGGAAGCGAATTGTTCCGAGCAGATCGCAAAGCGCGTGGCCATGAAATCCGCAACGGACGCGGCCTCCGAGATGATCAAACTTCTGACCCGCGGTTACAACCGTATCCGTCAGGCGAAGATCACTCAGGAGATCTCGGAGATCGTAGCGGGTGCGGACTCGCTAAACTAG
- a CDS encoding aldolase/citrate lyase family protein, with protein MKEQIDRKIIELRRHLISLKQSYPIVGLKGGTETEDMDSDEIRALHIVAKDLVPVTVKIGGPEARTDIRMLVKEEIEGISAPMIESSYALKNFISTLKSMLSPVTFSKVTKAINLETITGYKNLLEIADSSAFDDLDQVTAARSDLSASMGMIPDDKEVMKVTRTIIAISKDRGKKTSVGGTITKQNFRKIAEEIRPDKINSRHVCVDAMKSLEKFPEEVAEVMLQFEIELYDLFSLLKPEKAYGYKNRMETNRERIGSRKVLYSIR; from the coding sequence GTGAAAGAGCAGATAGACCGCAAAATTATCGAACTTCGCCGCCACCTGATTTCCCTGAAACAGAGCTATCCTATCGTAGGATTGAAAGGGGGCACGGAAACGGAAGATATGGATTCTGATGAAATCCGAGCGCTTCATATCGTGGCCAAAGATTTAGTTCCGGTCACTGTTAAGATCGGCGGACCAGAAGCAAGGACCGATATCCGTATGCTTGTAAAAGAAGAAATCGAAGGAATTTCCGCCCCGATGATAGAATCTTCTTACGCTCTCAAAAATTTTATTTCTACTCTTAAAAGTATGCTAAGCCCCGTGACTTTTTCCAAGGTCACTAAGGCGATCAACCTGGAGACGATCACAGGTTATAAAAATTTATTAGAGATCGCAGACTCGAGCGCATTCGATGACTTAGATCAAGTGACTGCTGCAAGATCGGATCTTTCCGCGTCTATGGGCATGATCCCAGATGATAAAGAAGTGATGAAAGTCACACGCACCATCATTGCTATTTCCAAAGACAGAGGCAAAAAAACTTCTGTGGGTGGAACGATCACAAAACAAAATTTCAGAAAGATTGCTGAAGAAATCCGTCCGGACAAGATTAACTCCAGACATGTTTGTGTAGATGCAATGAAATCTTTGGAAAAATTTCCGGAAGAAGTAGCAGAAGTTATGCTCCAATTCGAGATCGAATTGTACGATTTATTTTCTCTTTTAAAACCTGAGAAGGCTTACGGTTATAAGAATAGAATGGAAACCAATCGGGAAAGGATCGGATCCAGAAAGGTTCTCTATTCCATTCGGTAA
- the atpE gene encoding ATP synthase F0 subunit C: protein MEFGLGYIGVGIAAGLAILGAGLGIGRIGGSAAEGISRQPDAAGKIQTAMIISAALIEGAALFAIVIAFLAGGTLNTAVTKASAAKTEVSAPAEGK from the coding sequence ATGGAATTCGGACTAGGATACATCGGAGTAGGAATCGCAGCTGGACTCGCTATTTTAGGCGCAGGACTCGGAATCGGAAGAATCGGTGGCTCTGCTGCTGAAGGAATCAGCCGTCAACCTGATGCAGCTGGAAAAATCCAAACTGCGATGATCATCTCTGCAGCCCTTATCGAAGGTGCGGCTCTGTTCGCAATCGTTATTGCGTTCCTCGCAGGTGGAACTTTGAATACAGCAGTTACCAAAGCATCTGCTGCTAAAACTGAAGTTTCTGCACCGGCTGAAGGTAAATAA
- the corA gene encoding magnesium/cobalt transporter CorA — protein MIRFLSFPTPKQKNPSPKAILHKTDASFFRNFSLKKTLNKEKVWIDVENPSPEDLIFLSKNCGFHDLAIEDCVNRNQRPKFEDYEDHAFIVLHSFRSEGEQSFSATETHVFFNRKFIVSVHEHKEPLIDSLWNRTLTEQNFASKGTDHVLYLLFDLLVDSNFPILDQISEQITDIENQILTSEIEPDFITNILYVKRNLVRMRRVLSPQREVLNLIMRHEDKFLSERVRFYFRDVYDHLSRLVETIDMDRDLIGNSMDAYFSILSQKTNDIIKRLTLVSMIFMPLTFLTGFFGMNFTELPYESKLVLSASLATMLTIPGSMILYFKYKNWFKE, from the coding sequence ATGATACGATTTCTTTCCTTCCCCACTCCCAAACAAAAAAATCCCTCTCCTAAAGCGATCCTTCATAAAACGGATGCTTCTTTTTTTAGGAACTTCTCCCTTAAAAAAACCCTAAACAAAGAAAAGGTCTGGATCGATGTAGAAAATCCGAGTCCGGAAGATCTGATCTTTTTATCTAAAAACTGCGGTTTCCACGATCTAGCAATAGAAGATTGTGTGAACAGGAACCAAAGGCCTAAGTTCGAAGATTATGAGGACCATGCTTTTATCGTTCTTCATAGTTTTAGATCGGAAGGAGAACAGTCTTTTTCCGCTACGGAAACACATGTATTTTTTAATCGTAAGTTTATCGTTTCAGTTCATGAACATAAGGAACCTTTGATAGATTCCCTTTGGAACCGAACTCTTACGGAACAGAATTTTGCTTCTAAGGGAACGGATCATGTTCTGTATCTGTTATTCGATCTTTTGGTAGATTCCAATTTTCCGATCTTAGACCAGATCTCTGAACAGATCACTGACATAGAAAACCAGATACTTACAAGCGAGATAGAGCCAGACTTTATAACGAATATTTTATATGTAAAAAGGAATCTGGTCCGAATGAGAAGGGTTCTTTCTCCCCAAAGAGAAGTTCTGAACCTGATCATGAGACATGAAGACAAATTCCTTTCGGAAAGGGTTCGTTTCTATTTTAGGGACGTGTATGATCATTTGAGTAGGCTTGTAGAAACCATAGATATGGACAGGGATCTGATCGGAAACTCCATGGATGCCTACTTTTCCATTCTTTCCCAGAAGACGAACGATATTATCAAACGACTCACTCTGGTTTCTATGATCTTTATGCCGCTCACCTTCTTGACCGGTTTTTTCGGGATGAATTTTACCGAACTTCCCTACGAGAGCAAACTAGTCCTGAGCGCCTCTTTAGCTACCATGCTTACCATCCCAGGTAGTATGATTTTGTATTTTAAATATAAAAATTGGTTTAAAGAATAG
- a CDS encoding F0F1 ATP synthase subunit B, translating into MFLLAADRGLGALLDVNPGLIIWTLITFTIVVIILKVFAWDVILKALDERAETIQNDIRKAADVRSEAEALLKDYETRIAQAKDQANGIVAEAKSDATNLKNKLLDDASKEVKALKDTALKDIELAKSKALAELQGQIVDMTVQVAGLVLEKQLKADDYKSFIENELGKIKKLSA; encoded by the coding sequence TTGTTTCTCTTGGCAGCTGACAGGGGATTAGGCGCACTATTAGACGTTAATCCGGGTCTGATCATTTGGACCCTGATTACCTTCACGATAGTCGTCATTATCCTTAAAGTTTTCGCTTGGGATGTGATCCTCAAAGCTCTGGATGAAAGAGCTGAGACCATCCAAAACGATATTCGTAAGGCTGCTGACGTACGTTCCGAGGCGGAAGCTCTGCTGAAAGATTATGAAACAAGAATCGCACAAGCAAAAGACCAAGCTAACGGAATCGTAGCGGAAGCCAAATCGGACGCTACTAACCTGAAAAACAAACTATTGGATGATGCTTCGAAAGAAGTGAAGGCTCTTAAAGATACTGCACTGAAAGATATCGAACTCGCAAAATCCAAAGCATTGGCAGAACTCCAAGGACAGATCGTAGACATGACCGTTCAAGTCGCAGGATTGGTTCTGGAGAAACAGTTAAAAGCGGACGACTATAAGTCCTTTATCGAGAACGAGTTAGGCAAGATCAAGAAACTGAGCGCGTAA
- a CDS encoding SDR family oxidoreductase, protein MDKKIAIVTGASRGIGEEVSKQLSKSGIHIICASRKKEDSEKTVSYIQKEGGSAEAFALDVSDPDSIDMFLEEILSKYPKIDILVNNAGVYLDSGSIESTTLDMLQGTLDTNLIGPFLLSQKILRLMKKNGYGRIVNVSSGMGQLYDMSSGYSAYRISKTALNALTRILHSESSGKDIKTNSVCPGWVRTDMGGKAATRSVEHGAETIVWAAQLDKNGPSGIFLRDKKEIPW, encoded by the coding sequence ATGGACAAAAAAATTGCAATCGTCACCGGCGCGAGTCGAGGTATAGGCGAAGAAGTTTCCAAACAACTTTCTAAATCAGGGATCCACATCATCTGCGCTTCCCGTAAAAAAGAAGACTCCGAAAAAACTGTATCTTATATTCAAAAAGAAGGCGGTTCTGCAGAGGCCTTTGCTCTGGATGTTTCCGATCCAGATTCCATCGATATGTTCCTAGAAGAAATTCTCTCTAAATATCCTAAGATCGATATTCTTGTGAATAATGCAGGAGTGTATCTGGATAGCGGTTCTATCGAGAGCACCACTCTAGACATGTTGCAAGGAACCTTAGATACGAATTTAATCGGACCTTTTCTTCTTTCCCAAAAGATCTTAAGGCTAATGAAAAAGAACGGTTACGGAAGGATCGTAAACGTAAGCTCAGGAATGGGCCAACTTTATGATATGAGTTCCGGCTATTCCGCCTATCGTATTTCTAAAACTGCTCTGAATGCTCTCACTCGAATTCTTCATTCCGAATCTTCCGGCAAGGATATCAAAACAAATTCCGTTTGCCCTGGTTGGGTGAGAACAGATATGGGAGGCAAGGCAGCGACTCGTTCCGTTGAACATGGTGCAGAGACGATTGTTTGGGCAGCTCAGTTGGACAAAAACGGTCCTTCTGGAATTTTCCTGAGAGATAAAAAAGAAATTCCTTGGTGA
- a CDS encoding AtpZ/AtpI family protein, which produces MSEPDQKPPEKKDTSPWQLASVGTEFAFIIIASVFIGRYLDGRFGWSPFGILFGAIFGFGYGIYYLLMRVSQFDKKD; this is translated from the coding sequence ATGAGCGAACCGGATCAAAAACCTCCCGAAAAGAAGGATACTTCCCCTTGGCAGCTTGCAAGTGTCGGGACAGAGTTCGCTTTTATTATCATAGCTTCCGTTTTTATAGGAAGGTATCTGGATGGACGTTTCGGTTGGTCTCCTTTTGGGATCTTATTCGGGGCAATATTCGGATTCGGCTACGGGATTTATTATCTTCTCATGAGAGTTTCCCAATTCGACAAAAAGGACTAA
- the atpD gene encoding F0F1 ATP synthase subunit beta — MSKGKVKQIIGSVLDIEFESGHLPEIFNALEIDAIVEGKKEKIIAEVQQHIGGSAVRAIALSSTDGLVRGQEVSDTGAPISVPVGDVTLGRIFNVLGEPVDEGAPIQVKERKPIHRAAPGYEDLSPKTEVFETGIKVIDLLAPYIKGGKTGLFGGAGVGKTVLIQELINNIAKQHGGFSVFAGVGERTREGNDLWREMKESGVINKTVLCYGQMNEPPGARLRVALSALTMAEHFRDSIGTDVLLFVDNIFRFSQAGSEVSALLGRMPSAVGYQPTLSTEMGALQERITSTRKGSITSVQAIYVPADDLTDPAPANAFAHLDATTVLSRAISDKGIYPAVDPLDSTSRVMNAEVLGAEHYGVAREVQRILQRYKDLQDIIAILGMDELSEDDKVLVARARKIEKFLSQPFHVAEVFTGSPGKYVKLSDTVRSFKELIAGNCDHLPEQAFYMVGTIEDAIEKSKNLRA; from the coding sequence ATGAGCAAAGGTAAAGTAAAACAAATCATCGGATCCGTTTTGGATATCGAATTCGAGTCCGGACATCTGCCCGAAATTTTTAACGCGCTTGAAATCGACGCGATTGTAGAAGGCAAAAAGGAAAAAATTATCGCCGAAGTGCAACAGCATATCGGTGGTAGCGCAGTAAGAGCGATCGCTCTTTCTTCCACTGACGGACTTGTTAGAGGACAGGAAGTTTCCGATACCGGGGCTCCTATCTCCGTTCCGGTTGGGGACGTGACCCTCGGAAGAATTTTTAACGTTCTCGGAGAGCCGGTTGATGAAGGCGCTCCGATCCAAGTGAAAGAACGTAAGCCTATTCATAGAGCCGCTCCTGGTTACGAGGATCTTTCTCCTAAAACGGAAGTATTCGAAACAGGAATCAAGGTTATCGACCTTCTCGCTCCTTATATCAAAGGTGGAAAGACCGGACTCTTCGGAGGAGCCGGAGTAGGTAAGACAGTTCTTATCCAAGAGTTGATCAATAATATCGCGAAACAACACGGTGGATTTTCCGTATTCGCGGGTGTTGGTGAAAGAACCAGAGAAGGAAACGACCTCTGGAGAGAGATGAAAGAATCCGGAGTTATCAACAAGACTGTACTTTGTTATGGTCAGATGAACGAGCCTCCTGGTGCTCGTCTTCGTGTTGCTCTTTCTGCTCTTACAATGGCGGAACATTTCCGCGATTCTATTGGAACAGACGTATTACTCTTCGTAGACAACATCTTCCGTTTCTCCCAAGCGGGATCGGAAGTGTCCGCTCTACTTGGACGTATGCCTTCTGCGGTAGGATATCAGCCGACTCTTTCTACAGAAATGGGTGCTCTTCAAGAGCGTATTACTTCCACTCGTAAAGGATCTATTACTTCTGTTCAGGCGATTTACGTTCCTGCGGACGACTTGACTGACCCTGCTCCTGCAAACGCGTTTGCTCACTTGGATGCAACTACGGTTCTTTCTCGTGCGATCTCTGATAAAGGGATTTATCCTGCGGTTGACCCACTTGACTCTACTTCCCGCGTAATGAACGCAGAAGTTCTGGGGGCGGAACACTACGGTGTTGCTCGTGAGGTGCAAAGGATTCTTCAGCGTTATAAAGATCTTCAAGATATTATCGCGATCCTTGGTATGGACGAACTTTCCGAAGACGATAAGGTTCTAGTAGCACGTGCAAGAAAGATCGAGAAATTCCTTTCTCAGCCTTTCCACGTAGCGGAAGTATTCACAGGATCTCCTGGAAAATACGTAAAACTTTCCGACACAGTTCGTTCTTTCAAAGAACTGATTGCCGGAAATTGTGACCACCTTCCAGAACAAGCCTTCTACATGGTAGGAACCATAGAAGACGCGATCGAGAAGTCCAAAAACCTGAGAGCATAA
- the atpH gene encoding ATP synthase F1 subunit delta — protein sequence MSYSAIPKTYAAAFADASSSPEEAEQELDSIVSIFQIEPQFRDFFDTPSVKKEDKEAVLLKTFQGKISEITLNFLQVLLRRGRFSFLSEIHEALKEELDRKAGRVRAKVRSYPLLDEASLAKLREVLKEKFKSEFILESSEDPSLLGGFVVRFQDLAIDSSMKSQLKKVRQTLLDSKLPVGVVYEN from the coding sequence ATGAGCTATTCTGCGATCCCAAAAACATACGCGGCCGCATTTGCGGACGCTAGTTCTTCTCCGGAAGAAGCCGAACAGGAATTGGATTCTATCGTAAGTATTTTTCAGATAGAGCCACAGTTCCGCGATTTTTTCGATACCCCTTCCGTTAAAAAGGAAGATAAGGAAGCTGTTCTATTAAAGACCTTCCAGGGCAAAATTTCGGAAATCACTCTGAATTTTTTACAGGTGCTTCTTCGTAGGGGAAGATTTTCATTTCTTTCCGAGATTCACGAAGCCTTAAAAGAAGAACTGGATCGTAAAGCAGGAAGAGTTCGCGCGAAAGTCAGAAGTTATCCGTTATTGGATGAGGCTTCTCTCGCCAAATTACGTGAAGTATTAAAAGAAAAATTCAAATCGGAATTCATCTTGGAATCAAGTGAAGATCCGAGCCTTCTCGGAGGTTTCGTGGTCAGATTCCAAGACTTGGCGATCGATTCTTCCATGAAAAGCCAACTTAAGAAAGTAAGGCAAACCTTGCTGGACAGCAAATTACCGGTCGGAGTGGTGTATGAAAATTAA
- the atpB gene encoding F0F1 ATP synthase subunit A, with amino-acid sequence MLKQILATALLLFSLPLFASEGEASKPFDLNEVLVHHLMDHAEFPFNVGGTKVYEGHEGFDPHAENIFVDHSTGHRFHFVGGIDLHITRRVTMMWIVSLLLLIVFIPAARLIAKNPLKIQSRFANAVEAFISFLKKDVVDANTDGHGHSYYHYIFTLFFFILFCNLMGLIPPVGEVIQLGIESVNAGEEVPASAHADSGHHEPIWIAKVWNGITVTGDVSVTVTLALITLLLIYGTGFIYQGPKFIIHSVPNGVPAPLYLLMWPLEFIISPLAKAFALTVRLLANMTAGHVIILALLGFIFQFQSWGVAPISVFGATAIYFLELFVAFLQAYVFALLTSLFVGSSMHRH; translated from the coding sequence ATGTTGAAACAAATCTTAGCAACCGCATTATTATTGTTCTCACTTCCATTATTTGCCTCCGAGGGCGAAGCTTCCAAACCTTTCGATCTGAACGAGGTGCTGGTTCACCACTTGATGGATCATGCTGAGTTTCCTTTCAATGTTGGCGGAACCAAAGTTTACGAAGGCCATGAAGGTTTTGATCCTCATGCAGAAAACATTTTTGTAGATCATTCTACCGGACATAGATTCCATTTTGTGGGAGGAATTGATCTACATATCACTCGTCGTGTTACGATGATGTGGATTGTCTCCCTACTTCTTCTCATCGTATTTATTCCTGCCGCTCGGCTGATCGCAAAAAATCCTTTAAAGATACAAAGTAGATTCGCGAACGCTGTAGAGGCTTTCATAAGCTTCCTAAAAAAGGATGTGGTGGACGCAAATACGGACGGTCACGGACATTCTTATTATCATTATATTTTTACATTATTCTTCTTCATCCTATTCTGTAACTTGATGGGACTTATTCCTCCTGTAGGAGAGGTGATCCAACTCGGGATAGAATCTGTTAACGCAGGAGAAGAAGTTCCGGCATCCGCGCATGCGGACTCAGGTCATCATGAACCTATCTGGATCGCAAAAGTTTGGAACGGTATTACCGTAACGGGTGATGTTTCGGTTACTGTTACTCTCGCACTCATCACTTTACTTTTGATCTACGGAACTGGATTTATTTACCAAGGACCGAAGTTCATTATCCATTCGGTTCCGAATGGAGTTCCTGCACCTCTATATCTACTGATGTGGCCGTTGGAGTTCATTATTTCTCCACTTGCTAAAGCATTCGCACTCACTGTGCGTCTTTTAGCGAACATGACAGCAGGACACGTAATCATCTTAGCGTTACTCGGATTTATTTTCCAATTCCAATCTTGGGGAGTGGCGCCGATCTCGGTTTTCGGAGCGACTGCGATCTATTTCTTAGAATTGTTCGTGGCCTTCTTACAGGCTTACGTTTTCGCTCTTCTAACCTCGCTCTTCGTGGGCTCGAGTATGCATAGGCACTAA
- a CDS encoding TetR/AcrR family transcriptional regulator: MAKDTRDLILRTSLKLFSEQGYHGSTMRQIAQRAGLSLGLAYRYFESKESILEGIIESHDTILKKYLPEKLNSTENRAELIQFLGGQIIKLVKENEEYLRLYWSLMLQPKIHRLKKRNIHLVNLIFYENSKKIILALKPNYTEFEVKNLTSAIIGYMINHLTNKREFTLEDFRAYIVYALENT; this comes from the coding sequence ATGGCCAAAGATACAAGAGACCTAATCCTAAGAACTTCCCTCAAATTATTTTCAGAACAAGGGTATCACGGCTCCACTATGAGGCAAATTGCCCAGAGAGCCGGTCTGTCTTTGGGTCTTGCCTATCGTTATTTCGAATCTAAAGAATCCATCTTAGAAGGGATTATCGAGTCTCACGATACGATCTTAAAAAAATATCTTCCTGAAAAATTGAATTCTACGGAAAATAGAGCAGAGCTGATCCAATTTTTAGGCGGTCAAATTATCAAATTGGTAAAGGAGAATGAAGAATATCTTCGTCTGTATTGGAGTCTTATGCTCCAACCAAAGATCCATAGATTAAAAAAACGCAATATTCATTTGGTGAACCTGATCTTTTACGAAAATTCAAAAAAGATCATCCTGGCTTTAAAGCCGAATTATACAGAATTCGAAGTGAAAAATCTTACCTCGGCCATCATTGGCTATATGATCAATCATTTGACCAATAAAAGAGAATTCACTTTGGAAGACTTCCGTGCATATATTGTATACGCGCTGGAGAATACCTAA